From the genome of Candidatus Rokuibacteriota bacterium:
CCGGTTCCCAGCCACGGCCTGGGCGGCATCGCCGCCCAGCCGCGCCTCCATCACGAGGGCATCCTCGCCGGTGTCGAAATAATAACCCGTGCGTCTACCGATGACCTGGAACCCCAGGCTCTCGTAGAGCGCCAGCGCCCGCGTGTTGCTCGGGCGCACCTCGAGGAACGCCAGGGCCACGCCGCGCGTGATCCCCTCAGCCAGCGCGCCGGCGAGCAGCCGACGACCGACCGCGCGCCGCCGCAACTCGGGATGCACGGCCAGGTTGGTGATGTGGATCTCGTGGCCGATCTCCCAAAGGCACAGGTAGCCGACAATCCCGCGCCGGCCGCGCAGCACGGTGCAGCGGGCGACCTTGTTCTGCTCGATCTCGTAGCAGAAGGCCG
Proteins encoded in this window:
- the rimI gene encoding ribosomal protein S18-alanine N-acetyltransferase, encoding MAVSDLDQVLDIERASFPTPWTRAAFCYEIEQNKVARCTVLRGRRGIVGYLCLWEIGHEIHITNLAVHPELRRRAVGRRLLAGALAEGITRGVALAFLEVRPSNTRALALYESLGFQVIGRRTGYYFDTGEDALVMEARLGGDAAQAVAGNRSAGP